A region from the Haloarcula sp. H-GB4 genome encodes:
- a CDS encoding HNH endonuclease signature motif containing protein codes for MKEGIESQYDDPDSHRGDYPPDWPYRIVFRKQLDNNTCANCEMQYPSEELEVLRRIPAENGGTNKTTNLLTVCSTCEDAVKQEGRLNLPQSLKEEPAGGSEEDTHRVLPLQSDVPRTEETETDVTEQAGQSRGSSRLEVNHIPRSTRTPTDRPTTERSDEQSDQGDTADERAISSRVLFASIGGTAMVLAYLCAIAVASFLPPLVSDVAFYGLPLAGLVTGVRWR; via the coding sequence ATGAAGGAAGGGATCGAATCGCAGTACGACGACCCTGACAGCCACCGGGGCGACTACCCTCCGGACTGGCCTTACAGGATTGTTTTCCGGAAGCAGTTGGACAACAACACTTGCGCCAACTGCGAGATGCAGTACCCCTCGGAAGAGTTGGAGGTCCTGCGACGAATCCCTGCCGAGAACGGCGGGACGAACAAAACCACGAACCTCCTGACAGTGTGCTCTACCTGCGAAGACGCTGTCAAGCAGGAGGGCCGTCTAAACCTCCCACAGTCGCTCAAAGAAGAGCCTGCCGGCGGTTCCGAAGAGGACACTCACAGAGTCTTGCCGCTGCAGAGTGACGTCCCAAGGACTGAGGAAACTGAGACTGACGTGACCGAACAGGCGGGGCAGTCCCGAGGGTCCTCCCGCTTGGAGGTCAACCATATTCCACGGTCGACGAGGACTCCAACCGACCGACCGACGACGGAGAGGAGCGATGAACAGTCCGACCAGGGCGACACTGCCGACGAGCGTGCTATATCGAGTCGGGTGCTCTTCGCGTCCATCGGGGGGACAGCGATGGTTCTGGCATATCTCTGTGCGATTGCTGTCGCCTCTTTCTTGCCCCCGCTTGTGAGTGACGTAGCGTTCTACGGCCTCCCGCTGGCTGGGCTCGTGACCGGAGTCCGATGGCG